One stretch of Flavobacterium sp. 9 DNA includes these proteins:
- a CDS encoding chondroitinase family polysaccharide lyase: MCKKLLFSAWLIALVFNFSYAQLSDISNIKTKYQNWLTGENLDYSNSQANERYSRFLTNGIAAKNLSAYDFANPGSVWNFSVSADQNAYQVLVEQKLIRLVFLYQLKGSLTNPNPDYHSPALRDSILSLFNYMKAKGISSTTDFAYLAIPATEEVITSGHGICLRSSGYATAIFLMKDELIAAGEFNHHMGALKTLTAFISPDYTGFNFTNPGFNTDIIRSSIQQRLCYILAQEDSDTTKVANMDFLKRFINNALKISNGWNDCIKPDFITYHHRGAYSNSYGVDALHQSSIMNMMLKNTVYELSTEAQSNLKNAILSYSKFSKGFEMPLGLAGRFPTNTDANNDLRPALAFLYLTDPVANADAGREFLRLWNISATANTNLLRQNALSITMVYTPGAVMDMIQTLNSGLTALPEITEGHFNFPYAGLSVHKYNGYQISAKGTSKNIWHFENSTTENVFGRYTSAGALELLTSGTTNGFTENGWDWSHVPGTTVAYLPLNVLSTGKMREMNGKSFLTHASLDNNGVFGIDYKDYNSATAMTALKSNFFFKDMILCLGSNIRDTNGTYPIQTTLFQTNLTDVNTPTYVNGNTATGTSFNFTQTGGGFWATDAIGNGYVIPANSSNTDAITINRSVQNSRNNSNTANTTGNFTTAYINHGIAPAQAKFQYAIVMQGGQTATQQLANNFSSYFKIYHQNSQAHIVEYIPESIFGYVIFNPAAVFTYDVVISVNKPAAIMTQKIDGGNKLKVSLTNPNLGLLASNETYTWNQISGQNSILNRAPQVEIVTLTIVGKWALASPSNNVTTTINGANTEVTFKTINGLTIQTELIKPSLAINPKENITVNTNPGVCTYTVANNEFDATATSNCGTSSLTYTLSGATIATGNTTLQNVVFNKGITTVIWKATDDCNSSTTTFTVTVKDEEKPVITTPIEIIVSNDSGECSKTLTLTNPIVTDNCGIASITNDAPAIFPVGSTIVNWKAEDENGNINTITQTITITDSEAPTVSTTASVSLCYDPNGIYNIPLATATDNCTINTIVYEITGATTRTGNRLDASGNFNTGTSTITWTVTDNAGNSKTNTTIVTINNLITANIANVYAVNPGGNPNTIYLGYGPSSLTLIATASNGIAPYTYSWNDGATSQNTTVNPSTVGTHNYTVTITDALGCYITLTKQITVIDVRCSGKKITICHTNDKSLCISTNAVASHLAHGCYLGSCHYTDTGNSSPIKDFTVIVAPNPTKTAFHLNINGGDNTQEIVVTIFDILGRRLKTLKSDYEQTISIGTDLCPGLYLAEISQGYNKKTVKLIKL, translated from the coding sequence ATGTGTAAAAAATTACTTTTCTCCGCATGGCTAATCGCCTTAGTATTCAACTTTTCGTATGCTCAATTGAGCGACATTAGCAACATTAAAACAAAGTATCAAAATTGGCTCACAGGCGAAAACCTTGATTATTCGAATTCGCAGGCCAATGAGCGATACAGTAGGTTTCTCACAAACGGAATAGCTGCCAAAAATTTATCGGCTTATGATTTTGCCAATCCTGGTTCTGTTTGGAATTTCAGCGTAAGTGCAGATCAAAATGCTTATCAGGTATTGGTCGAACAAAAACTGATTCGTCTGGTATTTCTGTATCAGCTCAAAGGTTCTCTGACAAACCCTAATCCGGATTATCACAGTCCGGCTTTACGAGATTCGATACTTTCGCTTTTCAATTATATGAAAGCAAAAGGTATTAGCAGTACGACAGATTTTGCTTATCTCGCCATTCCCGCAACCGAAGAAGTTATTACCAGCGGTCATGGTATTTGTTTGCGTTCTTCAGGATATGCTACGGCAATTTTCCTGATGAAAGACGAACTAATTGCTGCAGGAGAATTTAACCATCATATGGGGGCGCTTAAAACCCTCACCGCTTTTATCTCGCCGGATTATACAGGTTTTAATTTTACCAATCCCGGATTTAATACAGATATTATCCGCTCTTCTATTCAGCAGCGACTTTGCTACATATTGGCTCAGGAAGATTCTGACACTACAAAAGTTGCTAATATGGATTTCCTGAAAAGATTTATAAACAACGCCTTAAAAATCAGCAATGGCTGGAATGATTGCATTAAACCAGATTTTATTACCTACCATCACAGAGGAGCTTATTCAAATTCGTATGGTGTAGATGCTTTACATCAATCTTCGATTATGAATATGATGCTAAAAAATACCGTTTATGAGTTAAGTACAGAAGCACAAAGTAATCTGAAAAATGCTATTTTAAGCTACAGTAAATTCAGCAAAGGTTTTGAAATGCCGCTTGGTCTGGCAGGTAGATTTCCAACAAATACAGATGCAAATAATGATTTACGACCAGCTTTGGCTTTTTTATACCTAACAGATCCTGTCGCTAATGCAGATGCCGGACGTGAGTTTCTCAGGCTTTGGAATATTTCTGCTACAGCAAATACAAACTTACTAAGACAAAACGCATTGTCTATTACTATGGTTTATACACCAGGTGCTGTAATGGATATGATACAGACTTTAAACTCCGGACTTACTGCACTTCCTGAAATAACCGAAGGACATTTTAATTTTCCTTATGCAGGTTTAAGCGTTCACAAATATAATGGATATCAAATCAGTGCAAAAGGAACAAGCAAGAATATCTGGCATTTTGAAAATTCAACAACTGAGAATGTTTTTGGAAGATATACATCAGCCGGAGCTTTAGAATTGCTTACATCAGGAACTACAAACGGTTTTACAGAAAACGGCTGGGATTGGTCGCATGTTCCCGGAACTACTGTTGCCTATCTTCCTCTAAATGTTCTTAGTACCGGAAAAATGAGAGAAATGAACGGAAAATCTTTTCTGACACATGCTTCATTGGATAACAATGGCGTTTTCGGGATTGATTATAAAGATTATAATTCGGCTACGGCAATGACCGCTTTAAAATCTAATTTCTTTTTTAAAGACATGATTCTTTGCCTTGGTTCAAATATCAGGGACACAAACGGAACTTATCCTATCCAGACTACTTTATTTCAAACGAATCTTACCGATGTAAATACTCCAACGTATGTAAATGGTAATACCGCAACCGGAACTAGTTTTAATTTTACGCAAACAGGCGGCGGTTTCTGGGCAACTGATGCCATTGGAAATGGGTATGTGATTCCAGCAAATTCTTCCAATACAGATGCAATTACTATTAACAGATCTGTACAAAATTCACGCAATAACAGTAATACCGCCAATACTACAGGAAATTTTACAACCGCCTATATTAATCATGGAATTGCTCCGGCTCAGGCAAAATTTCAATATGCGATTGTAATGCAAGGCGGACAAACAGCTACGCAACAACTGGCGAATAACTTTTCTTCCTATTTTAAAATTTACCATCAAAACAGTCAGGCTCATATTGTTGAATATATTCCGGAATCTATATTTGGATACGTAATTTTCAATCCTGCAGCGGTTTTTACTTATGACGTTGTCATAAGTGTAAACAAACCGGCAGCAATAATGACTCAAAAAATAGATGGTGGAAATAAATTAAAAGTAAGTCTAACCAATCCGAATTTAGGATTATTGGCTTCAAACGAAACTTATACGTGGAACCAAATTAGCGGTCAAAACTCAATTCTGAACAGAGCGCCACAAGTCGAAATAGTAACACTAACAATTGTCGGAAAATGGGCTTTGGCATCACCTTCAAACAATGTAACGACAACCATAAACGGAGCAAACACAGAGGTTACTTTTAAAACGATTAACGGATTAACCATCCAAACTGAACTGATAAAACCTTCATTGGCAATTAATCCAAAAGAAAATATTACAGTCAATACAAATCCAGGTGTTTGCACTTATACAGTGGCTAACAATGAATTTGATGCAACAGCAACAAGCAATTGTGGAACCTCTTCTCTTACTTACACTTTAAGTGGAGCAACAATAGCAACGGGCAACACAACTTTACAAAACGTTGTTTTCAACAAAGGAATTACTACAGTTATCTGGAAGGCAACTGATGATTGCAACAGTTCAACAACAACTTTTACAGTTACAGTAAAAGACGAAGAAAAACCTGTTATTACAACGCCAATAGAGATTATTGTAAGCAATGATTCTGGTGAATGTAGTAAAACTCTAACGCTAACAAATCCAATTGTGACTGATAATTGTGGTATTGCAAGTATTACAAATGATGCTCCCGCAATATTTCCTGTAGGTTCAACAATTGTAAACTGGAAGGCAGAAGATGAAAATGGTAACATAAACACCATTACACAAACCATCACAATTACGGATTCTGAAGCTCCAACAGTAAGTACTACAGCTTCTGTTTCTCTTTGTTACGATCCAAACGGTATTTATAATATTCCTTTGGCTACAGCCACTGATAACTGCACTATTAATACTATTGTTTATGAAATTACTGGCGCAACCACAAGAACTGGAAACAGATTGGATGCAAGTGGTAATTTCAATACAGGAACATCAACAATAACATGGACAGTTACGGACAATGCAGGAAATAGCAAAACCAATACCACAATAGTCACAATAAACAACCTAATCACTGCAAATATTGCAAATGTTTATGCTGTAAATCCCGGAGGAAACCCAAATACTATTTATTTAGGTTATGGTCCATCTTCTCTGACCTTGATTGCAACAGCTTCAAATGGTATTGCGCCTTACACTTATTCATGGAATGATGGAGCTACGTCACAAAATACTACAGTGAATCCGTCAACTGTTGGAACACACAATTATACTGTAACTATAACGGACGCTTTGGGTTGTTATATTACATTAACAAAACAAATTACCGTAATTGATGTTCGTTGTTCAGGAAAAAAAATAACAATATGCCACACCAACGATAAAAGTCTATGTATCTCGACAAATGCTGTGGCAAGCCATTTGGCACACGGCTGTTATTTAGGTTCTTGCCATTATACAGATACAGGAAACAGTTCACCAATTAAAGATTTCACAGTGATTGTTGCTCCAAATCCAACAAAAACAGCCTTTCACCTAAACATAAACGGAGGCGATAACACACAAGAAATTGTCGTAACGATATTTGATATCTTAGGAAGAAGACTAAAAACACTAAAAT
- a CDS encoding glycoside hydrolase family 88 protein, translating into MMKKTFNLFLAISTITISSFAKPVQDDPSLLWFKKTTEVVHFQLNKAAQTYKPGKNPRSVNPDGTVRLAGLTDWTTGFFPGSLWYGYELTGDKTLAEEAKKFTLALDSIRNIKNTHDVGFMLYCSYGNAYRITGDKIYLPVLADGAANLYARFSPIVGTIRSWDFAWLNYPVIIDNMMNLEYLYWSANQFSKPEYTNAASTHALTTMKNHFRKDYSSYHLVDYDPKTGKVLRKGTHQGVTDASAWARGQAWGLYGYTMCYENTKNPKFLQQAEHIASFIMNHPTMPKDKVPVWDFDVHNALDTEVLAPRDASAAAVIASALLDLSTQVKDGKKYADYAEEILKSLSSDAYLAKPGENNYFLLKHSVGAFLYNSEIDTPLDYADYYYLEALKRYATIKKIEI; encoded by the coding sequence ATGATGAAAAAAACCTTCAACTTATTTCTGGCCATCTCGACCATTACTATTAGTTCTTTTGCTAAACCTGTTCAGGACGATCCCTCTTTACTTTGGTTTAAAAAAACAACTGAAGTAGTTCATTTTCAATTAAACAAAGCCGCACAAACTTATAAACCCGGAAAAAACCCTCGTTCCGTAAATCCTGATGGAACTGTAAGACTTGCCGGTTTGACAGATTGGACAACGGGTTTCTTTCCCGGAAGTCTTTGGTACGGATATGAACTTACCGGAGATAAAACATTGGCAGAAGAAGCCAAAAAATTCACACTTGCATTAGATTCTATACGCAATATAAAAAACACGCATGATGTAGGTTTTATGCTTTATTGCTCTTATGGAAATGCTTATAGAATCACGGGTGACAAAATTTATCTTCCGGTATTGGCAGATGGCGCAGCAAATCTTTATGCACGTTTTAGCCCAATTGTAGGAACAATACGTTCGTGGGATTTTGCATGGCTAAATTATCCTGTTATTATCGACAATATGATGAATCTGGAGTATTTATATTGGAGCGCAAATCAGTTTAGCAAACCTGAATATACAAATGCTGCCAGCACACATGCTTTGACTACTATGAAAAATCATTTTAGAAAAGATTATAGCTCTTATCATTTGGTAGATTATGATCCTAAAACGGGAAAAGTATTACGCAAAGGAACACATCAGGGCGTTACCGATGCTTCGGCCTGGGCACGCGGGCAAGCGTGGGGATTGTACGGTTACACCATGTGTTATGAGAATACTAAAAATCCGAAGTTTCTGCAGCAAGCGGAGCATATTGCGTCTTTTATTATGAATCATCCAACAATGCCAAAAGACAAAGTACCGGTTTGGGATTTTGATGTTCATAATGCCTTAGATACAGAAGTTCTGGCTCCAAGAGATGCTTCGGCTGCAGCTGTTATTGCATCAGCTTTATTGGATTTGAGTACTCAGGTTAAAGACGGAAAAAAATATGCTGATTATGCCGAAGAAATTTTAAAGTCATTATCATCTGATGCTTATTTAGCCAAACCGGGCGAGAATAATTATTTCCTTTTAAAACACAGCGTTGGTGCATTTTTGTACAATTCAGAGATTGATACGCCTCTTGATTATGCCGATTATTATTATCTGGAAGCACTAAAAAGATACGCCACAATCAAAAAAATTGAAATCTAA
- a CDS encoding cysteine hydrolase family protein, producing the protein MNKALLLIDIQKEYFENGALELVNPIAASENAKKLLEHFRKENGTIIHVQHISGEGVPFFVAGTKGIEIHENVKPLEGEKVITKQFPNSFRGTDLLEYLESKKITHLVIAGMMTHMCIDAGTRAAVDYGFECTVIGDACATMNLQINGQDIKAADVHNAFLAALEFFYAKIITTEDYLLS; encoded by the coding sequence ATGAATAAGGCATTATTATTAATTGATATACAAAAAGAATATTTTGAAAATGGAGCGTTAGAACTTGTAAATCCTATTGCTGCAAGTGAAAACGCCAAGAAACTATTGGAGCATTTTAGAAAAGAAAATGGGACTATTATTCATGTCCAGCACATATCCGGAGAAGGAGTTCCTTTTTTTGTTGCGGGGACAAAAGGAATAGAAATTCATGAAAATGTAAAACCGTTAGAAGGGGAGAAAGTTATCACTAAACAGTTTCCTAATAGTTTTAGAGGTACTGATTTACTGGAATATCTTGAGTCAAAGAAGATAACACATTTGGTTATCGCAGGAATGATGACGCACATGTGCATTGACGCAGGAACAAGAGCTGCTGTTGACTATGGATTTGAATGTACAGTAATTGGAGATGCCTGCGCTACAATGAATCTTCAAATAAATGGTCAAGATATCAAGGCTGCAGATGTTCATAATGCATTTTTGGCGGCATTAGAATTCTTTTACGCAAAAATTATCACAACAGAAGATTATTTGCTTTCGTAA
- a CDS encoding AraC family transcriptional regulator, giving the protein METVKFHKTECGVEVLLNVLHGDMLSKRYLERNTYNTDFFEILLFNTAKGSLILNQQKINITDNTMVFISPFQKRQWTLEKEGLDYTALVFQENFLNDFFSDKFFTYRLLYFYQLNNPLDISIEKEELQKALDQLAEIKYELVNSRTDSIHIIRSLTYYLLLKFNRIYADTNNLSIERAENNFAYQFKQLLEIHIRQKQRIDYYADLLNVSRITINTCVKKQFNVTATELLKQRLLFEIKNDLIHSGKTIAEIAYDLQFSEPGHMMRFFKTQTGITSSQFLSDYQNGIFS; this is encoded by the coding sequence ATGGAAACAGTTAAATTTCATAAAACAGAATGTGGTGTTGAAGTGCTTCTAAATGTATTGCACGGCGATATGCTGAGTAAGAGATATTTGGAGCGCAATACTTATAATACTGATTTTTTTGAAATATTGCTTTTTAATACCGCCAAAGGATCCTTAATCTTAAATCAGCAGAAAATCAATATAACCGATAATACGATGGTTTTTATTTCTCCTTTTCAAAAAAGGCAATGGACTTTGGAGAAAGAAGGATTGGATTATACTGCTCTGGTTTTTCAGGAAAATTTTCTTAATGATTTTTTTTCAGACAAATTCTTTACATACCGGCTTCTTTATTTCTATCAATTGAATAATCCTTTAGATATTAGCATTGAAAAGGAAGAACTTCAAAAAGCACTTGACCAACTTGCAGAAATTAAATACGAACTTGTTAATAGCAGAACAGACAGTATTCATATTATACGATCTCTTACTTATTACTTGCTTTTGAAGTTTAACAGAATTTATGCTGACACAAACAATCTTTCAATTGAGAGGGCAGAAAATAATTTTGCTTACCAGTTTAAACAATTACTGGAAATACATATCAGGCAGAAGCAGCGAATTGACTATTATGCAGATTTATTGAATGTGAGCAGGATTACAATTAATACTTGTGTGAAAAAGCAGTTTAATGTTACTGCGACAGAGCTCTTAAAACAGAGATTGCTTTTTGAAATAAAGAATGACCTGATACATTCCGGAAAAACTATTGCTGAGATAGCCTATGATCTTCAATTTTCGGAACCCGGACACATGATGCGATTTTTCAAAACGCAGACAGGAATAACCAGTAGCCAGTTCCTTTCAGATTACCAAAATGGTATATTTTCATAG
- a CDS encoding MATE family efflux transporter: MFNKYKSNKIYYQSTITLAGPVVISQLGHTLVQTLDTIIIGHYAGTISLAAVSLVHSVFMVVLVIGLGVAYGLTPLIAQENGKSNFKECAELLSNSLWLNVAAAIFLFLVVYYGSMFAMQHADQDPQVVETAKPYLLILSLSILPLMIFQTFKQFAEGLGFTKQAMSITIWGNVLNVIIAVILVKGMFGIEPMGVRGVGIATLIDRVLMMLVMMWYVVKSENFKVYIKHFSVKFVDFSKILKVVKIGLPVAMQYVFEIGVFAVAALMAGNIGATEQAAHQTAITLAAMTYMMAGGIASAATIKVGNSFGNKNYKRLQKFAYASYHLVIIFMMFFAVIFTLFNQYLPYLITNDASVVALAAQLLIIAAIFQLFDGTQVVGLGTLRGMADVNVPTFITFVAYWLIGLPAAYVLGIYFNAGVKGIWYGLTLGLLTSSVLLYLRFRYVINKVLEN, translated from the coding sequence ATGTTCAATAAATACAAATCCAATAAGATATATTACCAAAGCACAATAACACTTGCAGGGCCAGTTGTAATTTCTCAATTAGGGCATACCCTGGTGCAGACTCTCGATACCATTATCATAGGGCATTATGCAGGAACTATATCTTTGGCGGCAGTCTCATTGGTCCACTCTGTTTTCATGGTCGTTTTGGTAATTGGATTAGGTGTTGCCTACGGATTGACACCTTTAATTGCGCAAGAAAATGGGAAATCAAATTTTAAGGAATGTGCCGAGCTTCTGTCAAACAGTTTATGGCTTAATGTAGCAGCTGCTATTTTTCTTTTTTTAGTAGTATACTATGGTTCTATGTTTGCGATGCAACATGCAGATCAGGATCCTCAGGTTGTAGAAACAGCAAAACCATATTTACTTATTTTAAGTTTATCTATTCTGCCTTTAATGATATTTCAGACTTTTAAACAGTTTGCAGAAGGGCTGGGTTTTACAAAGCAAGCAATGTCTATAACGATATGGGGAAATGTACTTAACGTAATTATTGCAGTCATTCTGGTAAAAGGAATGTTTGGAATTGAGCCAATGGGAGTTCGCGGAGTAGGAATTGCAACATTGATAGATCGGGTTTTAATGATGCTGGTCATGATGTGGTATGTGGTTAAATCTGAAAATTTTAAAGTTTATATCAAGCATTTCTCTGTTAAGTTTGTTGATTTTTCAAAAATTCTAAAAGTGGTAAAAATAGGATTGCCTGTGGCGATGCAGTATGTTTTTGAAATAGGAGTATTTGCAGTTGCGGCTTTAATGGCTGGCAATATAGGTGCAACGGAACAGGCAGCTCATCAAACAGCAATAACCCTTGCGGCAATGACCTACATGATGGCAGGAGGAATTGCATCGGCGGCAACTATTAAAGTCGGAAATAGTTTCGGAAATAAAAACTACAAAAGACTCCAGAAGTTTGCTTATGCGTCTTATCATTTAGTTATCATTTTTATGATGTTTTTTGCCGTAATTTTCACACTCTTTAATCAATATTTACCTTACTTAATAACAAATGATGCAAGTGTTGTAGCTCTGGCTGCACAGTTATTGATAATTGCTGCAATATTCCAACTTTTTGATGGTACGCAGGTTGTTGGATTGGGAACATTAAGAGGAATGGCAGATGTAAACGTTCCTACTTTTATAACTTTTGTTGCCTACTGGCTTATTGGGCTACCTGCAGCCTATGTTTTAGGAATTTATTTTAATGCAGGAGTAAAGGGAATCTGGTACGGTTTGACTCTGGGATTGTTAACATCATCTGTCTTACTGTATTTAAGATTCCGATATGTAATAAATAAAGTTTTAGAAAATTAA
- a CDS encoding SDR family oxidoreductase has translation MKVLVFGATGSQQFHVIGEAKNKGAIVYAATSSEKNFSKLEDAGAIPVLGDMSDALKMKEITKGIDAVALLIPVSLPNPADGFQLAKNVIDAAKENGVKMIVWNTSGFLAPQKLGIPMEDVKLDTKEYLQNCGVPYVIIEPSIYAENLLAPYTTDYVKNERKVAYPTPENMPIGYIASRDVSTFVVEALYKPELSGQSFLVSGLDDLKGNGLAEKFSLGLGEKIDFYAMPPQEFGDKLSILVGEESARGVQGYYEMLASLAVYPTKFNPNLQEVLEKLPVKMTSMEEWVKMHKEFFIN, from the coding sequence ATGAAAGTATTAGTATTTGGAGCCACTGGTTCACAGCAATTCCATGTAATTGGAGAAGCAAAAAATAAAGGCGCAATTGTTTATGCAGCAACAAGTTCAGAAAAAAACTTTTCAAAACTAGAAGACGCAGGTGCAATCCCTGTACTGGGCGATATGTCTGATGCTCTAAAAATGAAAGAAATCACTAAGGGGATTGATGCTGTTGCTTTGCTGATTCCTGTCTCCCTGCCTAATCCGGCAGATGGATTTCAACTTGCCAAAAACGTAATTGATGCAGCTAAGGAAAATGGCGTAAAAATGATAGTTTGGAATACCAGCGGATTTTTGGCACCACAAAAATTAGGAATTCCTATGGAAGATGTAAAACTGGACACAAAGGAATATCTTCAAAATTGCGGAGTACCGTATGTAATCATTGAGCCCTCTATTTATGCCGAAAATTTACTGGCTCCTTATACAACCGATTATGTAAAAAACGAAAGAAAAGTAGCTTACCCAACTCCAGAAAATATGCCTATTGGTTATATTGCATCAAGAGATGTCAGCACTTTTGTGGTAGAAGCTTTATACAAACCAGAGTTATCCGGACAATCATTTCTTGTGAGTGGTTTGGATGACTTGAAAGGGAATGGTCTTGCCGAAAAATTCTCTCTTGGTTTGGGCGAAAAAATTGATTTCTACGCAATGCCTCCGCAAGAGTTTGGAGATAAATTAAGCATTCTTGTTGGAGAAGAAAGTGCCAGAGGTGTACAAGGGTATTATGAAATGCTGGCCAGTCTTGCGGTATATCCAACAAAATTCAATCCTAACTTGCAAGAGGTATTGGAAAAACTGCCTGTAAAAATGACTTCAATGGAAGAATGGGTTAAAATGCATAAAGAATTTTTTATTAATTAA
- a CDS encoding helix-turn-helix domain-containing protein, with protein MEKNLKIINACDENCPVKKSLGLLGGKWTMMILYQLNTRTIRYGELKRAVVGISEKMLIQELNSLVENKLVNKKAYPEIPPRVEYTLTELGLKTLPIIDQIAAFGLENLV; from the coding sequence ATGGAAAAAAATCTAAAAATAATTAATGCATGTGATGAAAACTGCCCGGTAAAAAAGTCTTTAGGTTTATTGGGAGGAAAATGGACAATGATGATTTTGTATCAGCTTAATACCAGAACCATTAGATATGGTGAACTTAAAAGGGCTGTAGTGGGTATTAGTGAAAAAATGCTGATTCAGGAATTGAATTCTCTAGTAGAAAACAAATTGGTCAATAAAAAAGCCTATCCTGAAATCCCTCCAAGAGTAGAATATACATTAACAGAACTGGGTTTGAAGACTTTACCAATTATAGATCAAATAGCTGCTTTTGGATTGGAAAATTTGGTTTAG
- a CDS encoding AraC family transcriptional regulator — protein MKIVFYQPKNSILKKYMEGYYFMTPDDSHQPFHYLTFPNNFFILSVAIGSQIMTDDKQIIISHSPANEIIADFLARYTRPIEILYKDPVPEITIYFKPSGINHFIDKAYLLFGQKTAINFNPFADFYEAMKGILELKDLTLQIEMLEEYWLSKFEQKDLKLIEDILLDIESDMKISDIASKHNMSRQHLNTLFTKIVGKPCSEYRKIYRFRSTIEKKKNTKKTDPAYI, from the coding sequence ATGAAAATAGTTTTTTACCAACCTAAAAATAGCATTCTTAAAAAATATATGGAAGGTTACTATTTTATGACTCCTGATGATTCTCATCAACCATTTCACTACCTCACTTTTCCAAATAATTTTTTTATTCTTTCTGTAGCAATAGGCAGTCAGATTATGACTGATGATAAGCAAATTATAATCTCCCATTCCCCAGCAAACGAAATAATAGCGGATTTTCTAGCACGTTATACAAGACCAATTGAGATTCTATATAAAGATCCCGTACCAGAAATCACCATTTATTTTAAGCCTTCGGGCATAAATCATTTTATTGATAAGGCTTATCTGCTATTCGGGCAGAAAACGGCAATCAACTTCAATCCCTTTGCTGATTTTTATGAAGCAATGAAGGGTATATTGGAACTGAAGGATCTAACACTCCAAATAGAGATGCTTGAAGAATACTGGCTTTCAAAATTTGAACAAAAAGACCTTAAATTGATCGAGGATATTTTACTAGATATAGAGTCAGATATGAAAATTTCAGACATTGCTTCAAAGCATAATATGTCAAGACAGCATCTTAATACTCTATTCACAAAAATAGTCGGAAAACCCTGTTCTGAGTATAGAAAGATCTATCGTTTCAGATCGACAATTGAAAAAAAGAAAAATACAAAAAAAACTGACCCAGCTTACATATGA
- a CDS encoding serine hydrolase, with translation MKHNFKLAFFANIILFASCNLSAQQKDNYSTKIDSLLKTKNPRNFNGAVIIQQKGKLKYAKAFGFDDFNKKTSLKVDDKFSTMSLAKQFTATLILQQVEKGTIDLQTPIRKYLPDFKYSWADTVTVHQLLNNSSGLYSESLDKPLKFKPGTAFSYSNVGYYVAGLVLEKQSGKNFETLVTALFKACKMKNSYYPNETNSQFLTKGHLIKKDGTINQFDKISLTTDQYWGSHLIVSAQDLAKWNECLHNGKLLKLTTYKMMTGYSITNTHILFSEKPIGYGYGLRINDKENILEIGHTGFHPSEGFTAVNLYYPKTDTSIIVMENQANENFEIAYYFEQQIRKIIKKSQLLK, from the coding sequence ATGAAACACAATTTCAAGCTTGCATTTTTTGCAAATATCATTTTATTTGCAAGTTGCAACTTATCGGCACAGCAAAAAGACAATTACTCAACAAAAATCGACAGTTTGCTGAAAACCAAAAATCCAAGAAATTTTAATGGAGCGGTTATTATTCAGCAAAAGGGAAAATTAAAGTATGCAAAAGCGTTTGGGTTTGACGATTTCAATAAAAAAACTTCGCTGAAAGTCGACGATAAATTCTCTACAATGTCGCTGGCAAAACAATTTACAGCAACACTTATTTTACAGCAAGTAGAAAAAGGAACGATTGATTTGCAAACACCTATTCGTAAATATTTGCCAGATTTTAAATATTCCTGGGCAGACACGGTTACCGTTCATCAGCTGCTGAATAACAGTTCGGGTTTGTACAGCGAAAGTTTGGACAAACCGCTGAAGTTTAAGCCTGGAACAGCTTTTAGTTATTCAAACGTTGGTTATTATGTGGCTGGATTGGTTTTGGAAAAGCAAAGCGGGAAAAATTTTGAAACTTTAGTAACAGCGCTATTCAAAGCATGCAAAATGAAGAACAGCTATTATCCGAATGAAACCAATAGCCAATTTTTGACGAAAGGACACTTAATAAAGAAAGATGGAACGATAAATCAATTTGATAAAATAAGCTTAACAACTGACCAATATTGGGGGAGTCATTTAATTGTATCCGCACAAGATCTTGCAAAATGGAATGAATGTTTACACAACGGTAAATTACTAAAGTTAACTACTTATAAAATGATGACGGGTTATTCAATAACCAATACGCATATTCTTTTTAGCGAAAAACCAATTGGATATGGATATGGATTACGTATAAACGATAAAGAAAATATACTTGAAATCGGACATACAGGCTTTCATCCAAGCGAAGGATTTACAGCGGTCAATTTATATTATCCTAAAACAGAT